In one Massilia endophytica genomic region, the following are encoded:
- a CDS encoding DUF1840 domain-containing protein, with protein sequence MLITFKSKSSPAVMMYQEHAQRILDLLHKSPTRGVITAEEAGEALTVLEQEVALSKLHPEVDAEHANQGHSHQLPDDPEVVELAEKLHVGFAQRAYPLLEMLRAARDGGEHIMWGV encoded by the coding sequence ATGCTAATCACGTTCAAATCCAAATCCTCCCCCGCCGTCATGATGTACCAGGAGCACGCCCAGCGTATCCTGGACCTGCTGCACAAGAGTCCGACGCGCGGCGTCATCACCGCCGAAGAAGCCGGCGAAGCACTCACGGTGCTGGAGCAGGAAGTTGCTCTCAGCAAGCTGCACCCGGAAGTGGACGCCGAGCACGCGAACCAGGGACACAGCCACCAGCTGCCGGACGATCCGGAGGTGGTCGAGCTGGCGGAGAAACTGCATGTTGGATTTGCCCAGCGCGCCTATCCGCTGCTGGAGATGCTGCGCGCCGCGCGGGACGGCGGCGAACATATCATGTGGGGCGTGTAA
- a CDS encoding YifB family Mg chelatase-like AAA ATPase, translating into MSLAVVKSRALAGMEAPEVSVEVHLANGLPAFHIVGLAETEVKESRDRVRAAIVNAGYDVPQHRITVSLAPADLPKESGRFDLPIALGILAASQQIPARALERYEFAGELSLTGELRPIRGALAMTFAMRGAGGRAFILPAGNADEAALVRDATIYPAHTLLEVCRHLCASDDSARLRRHHPAPAAASLQTADFADVKGQQSVKRALEVAAAGSHSVLLVGPPGTGKTMLAARFAGLLPEMTEDEALEAAAVQSLTGGFAIEDWKLRPFRAPHHTSSGAALVGGGSLPRPGEISLAHCGVLFLDELPEFDRRVLEVLREPLESGRVTISRAARQSEFPARFQLIAAMNPCPCGYLGHPSGKCSCSADAIMRYQGRISGPLLDRIDIQVEVGPVPPDTLQSAVEGEASSLIAARVRKAFERQMARQRKSNRHLSTREIDRFCKPDRHGQSTLRHAMLQFHWSARAYHRVLRVARTIADLSGADTVGQLHVSEAIQLRRALRAF; encoded by the coding sequence ATGAGCCTTGCTGTCGTCAAAAGCCGTGCCCTGGCCGGCATGGAGGCTCCGGAAGTGAGCGTCGAGGTCCATCTGGCCAACGGCCTCCCCGCCTTCCATATCGTCGGCCTGGCGGAAACCGAAGTGAAGGAATCGCGCGACCGGGTGCGCGCGGCCATCGTCAACGCCGGTTACGACGTACCGCAGCACCGCATCACCGTCAGCCTTGCGCCCGCCGACCTGCCGAAGGAGTCCGGACGCTTCGACCTGCCCATTGCGCTCGGCATACTCGCAGCTTCGCAGCAGATTCCGGCGCGCGCACTGGAACGCTACGAGTTTGCTGGCGAGCTCTCGCTGACGGGCGAACTGCGGCCGATCCGGGGGGCGCTGGCGATGACCTTCGCCATGCGCGGCGCGGGCGGGCGCGCCTTCATCCTGCCTGCCGGGAACGCCGATGAAGCGGCCCTGGTGCGCGACGCGACCATCTACCCGGCGCATACGCTGCTGGAAGTCTGCCGCCACCTTTGCGCCTCGGACGACAGTGCGCGGCTGCGGCGCCATCATCCGGCCCCTGCCGCCGCCAGCCTGCAGACAGCCGATTTTGCCGATGTGAAGGGACAGCAGAGCGTAAAGCGTGCGCTCGAAGTGGCGGCAGCGGGATCGCATTCGGTCCTGCTGGTCGGCCCACCCGGCACGGGCAAGACCATGCTGGCGGCGCGCTTCGCGGGACTGCTGCCGGAGATGACGGAGGACGAGGCGCTGGAGGCCGCAGCCGTGCAATCGCTGACGGGCGGCTTCGCCATCGAGGACTGGAAGCTGCGGCCCTTCCGCGCGCCGCATCACACCTCCTCCGGCGCGGCCCTCGTGGGAGGAGGCAGCCTGCCGCGTCCCGGCGAGATCTCGCTCGCGCACTGCGGCGTGCTGTTCCTCGACGAGCTGCCCGAGTTCGACCGCCGCGTGCTCGAAGTGCTGCGCGAGCCGCTGGAATCCGGCCGCGTCACCATTTCGCGCGCCGCACGCCAGTCCGAATTCCCTGCGCGCTTCCAGCTGATCGCAGCCATGAATCCCTGCCCCTGCGGCTACCTCGGCCACCCCTCCGGAAAATGCAGTTGTTCAGCGGACGCCATCATGCGCTACCAGGGCCGGATCTCCGGGCCGCTGCTGGACCGCATCGATATCCAGGTCGAAGTCGGCCCGGTGCCGCCCGATACCCTGCAGTCGGCAGTGGAAGGCGAAGCCTCCTCCCTCATCGCAGCCCGGGTACGCAAGGCCTTCGAGCGGCAGATGGCACGCCAGCGCAAGAGCAACCGCCATCTGAGCACGCGCGAGATCGACCGCTTCTGCAAGCCGGACCGGCATGGACAATCCACCCTGCGCCACGCCATGCTGCAGTTCCACTGGTCGGCGCGCGCCTATCACCGCGTGCTGCGTGTCGCCCGCACCATCGCCGACCTGAGCGGCGCCGACACCGTCGGCCAGCTTCACGTTTCGGAAGCGATCCAGCTGCGGCGGGCGCTCAGGGCTTTCTAG